One genomic segment of Pseudorasbora parva isolate DD20220531a chromosome 6, ASM2467924v1, whole genome shotgun sequence includes these proteins:
- the mrgbp gene encoding MRG/MORF4L-binding protein isoform X3, whose translation MGEAETVPSDEKQAETGICTAEESIVWSQEVEVCLFHAMLGHKPVGVNRHFHMICIRDKFSQNIGRQVSSKVIWDHLSTMYDMQALHESEILPFPNSEKSFVLPEEIIQDVKEGKVGSEDDVKEEFKEESDPPATHEEGLGPSMAGQDFARYGQKKTFRSVPKLQLELSTDQLITRGLCRQPSETSDHAAIPP comes from the exons ATGGGGGAAGCTGAGACTGTGCCATCCGACGAAAAACAAGCAGAAACCGGTATTTGTACCGCCGAGGAATCGATAGTATGGAGTCAAGAAGTAGAAGTCTGTCTTTTTCACGCCATGCTGGGTCACAAACCCGTAG GGGTGAATCGTCATTTCCACATGATCTGTATTCGTGATAAGTTCAGTCAGAACATCGGCAGACAGGTGTCGTCTAAAGTCATCTGGGATCACCTGAGCACCATGTATGACATGCAAGCGCTG CATGAATCAGAAATCCTCCCGTTTCCAAACTCCGAAAAGAGCTTTGTGCTTCCTGAAGAGATCATACAGGATGTCAAGGAAG GTAAAGTGGGATCAGAAGATGACGTGAAGGAGGAGTTCAAAGAAGAGAGTGACCCGCCTGCAACCCATGAAGAAG GTCTGGGTCCCAGTATGGCTGGCCAGGATTTTGCGAGGTATGGACAGAAGAAAACGTTTCGCTCTGTTCCAAAACTCCAGCTTGAGCTCAGTACAGACCAGCTCATTACCAGAGGCCTCTGTAGACAGCCTTCAGAGACCTCTGACCAT